One stretch of Nocardia mangyaensis DNA includes these proteins:
- a CDS encoding IS5/IS1182 family transposase — MAAPWIVDDQLWAVIEPLLPVKAPGTPGPARMDDRAVLQGILFVLITGIGWEDLPQELGFGSGMTCWRRLRDWQAAGVFEAMHTTMLAHCHRAGLIDFDRVIPDGSHVRAKRGTDTGPSPVDRRKTTTS, encoded by the coding sequence GTGGCAGCGCCGTGGATCGTGGACGACCAGCTGTGGGCAGTGATCGAACCGCTATTGCCGGTCAAGGCTCCGGGAACGCCGGGACCAGCGCGGATGGACGATCGCGCTGTCCTGCAAGGGATCTTGTTCGTCCTGATCACTGGCATCGGGTGGGAAGACCTACCGCAGGAGCTCGGGTTCGGGTCCGGTATGACCTGCTGGCGGCGGCTACGCGACTGGCAGGCCGCCGGGGTGTTCGAGGCCATGCACACCACGATGCTCGCTCACTGCCACCGGGCGGGATTGATCGATTTCGACCGCGTCATCCCCGACGGCTCGCACGTGCGGGCGAAAAGGGGCACCGACACCGGTCCAAGCCCGGTCGACCGCCGCAAGACCACCACATCTTGA
- a CDS encoding NtaA/DmoA family FMN-dependent monooxygenase (This protein belongs to a clade of FMN-dependent monooxygenases, within a broader family of flavin-dependent oxidoreductases, the luciferase-like monooxygenase (LMM) family, some of whose members use coenzyme F420 rather than FMN.): MIIGMELGNGYGAAADSWRAPGVDPADYLDYDVRIRHARAAERGKLQFLFFPNGPHHVVDIEHFGPQMTPDLIVHSALLARATERIGFVVSASAIFNYPYTLAQQLKTVDYISHGRVAWNVVASAHPEVAANFGSAVLPGKDRYGRAWESVELVQSLWASWGRDAWTHDQAAGQYTRPGGVKPVDFAGNYVTSRGPLYIPPSDQGQPVMVHSGLGPDSFRLAGRCADLVVGLASSIEDARSQRETLRRYTAEAGRDPDGVKFIAGFYPTVARTKREAIERRVSLLQSQFPQLVPQLGELLGVPLTMDDLDRVLEPDEIGALRPPHPDMPIWEHARIPRAHALASEGWSVRDILALGVFDEHPAKVGTATEAADHMQEWFESGAIDGFWIIIDVYDDGIDSFVDNVVPILQNRGLFHRDYEGTTLREHLGAREQYGPDYRVAQTARPEQPQHSTLPEGQ; the protein is encoded by the coding sequence ATGATCATCGGTATGGAGCTCGGTAATGGCTATGGTGCCGCAGCCGACTCATGGCGGGCACCAGGGGTTGATCCGGCCGATTACCTCGATTACGACGTGCGGATCCGTCATGCGCGAGCAGCGGAGCGCGGAAAACTTCAGTTCTTGTTCTTCCCGAACGGACCGCACCATGTCGTCGACATCGAGCATTTCGGTCCGCAGATGACTCCGGACCTCATCGTCCATTCCGCCCTACTGGCTCGGGCGACCGAGCGGATCGGGTTCGTCGTGAGCGCATCGGCGATCTTCAATTACCCGTACACCCTGGCTCAGCAGTTGAAAACTGTCGATTACATCAGCCATGGTCGAGTGGCTTGGAACGTGGTTGCATCCGCTCATCCCGAGGTCGCGGCCAATTTCGGCTCGGCCGTTCTTCCCGGAAAGGACAGGTACGGTCGAGCGTGGGAGAGCGTGGAACTGGTCCAGTCGCTGTGGGCGAGTTGGGGTCGCGACGCGTGGACCCATGACCAGGCAGCCGGGCAGTACACCAGGCCGGGTGGAGTCAAGCCGGTCGACTTCGCCGGGAACTACGTCACGTCGCGAGGCCCGCTCTATATCCCGCCTTCCGACCAGGGACAGCCCGTCATGGTCCATTCCGGGCTGGGACCGGACTCATTTCGCCTTGCCGGTCGTTGCGCGGACCTTGTGGTCGGTCTTGCGTCGTCGATTGAGGATGCGCGCTCGCAACGAGAGACCCTCCGACGGTATACGGCCGAAGCCGGACGTGATCCGGACGGGGTGAAGTTTATCGCAGGGTTTTACCCCACGGTTGCCCGCACCAAACGAGAGGCGATCGAGAGGCGCGTCTCCCTATTGCAATCGCAGTTTCCTCAGCTGGTGCCGCAGCTGGGTGAGTTGCTCGGGGTGCCGCTGACGATGGACGACCTCGATCGGGTGCTCGAGCCGGATGAGATCGGCGCGCTCCGCCCTCCTCATCCCGACATGCCGATCTGGGAGCACGCCCGGATACCCCGCGCTCATGCCTTGGCGAGCGAGGGATGGAGTGTCCGTGACATCCTCGCGCTGGGGGTATTCGACGAGCATCCCGCCAAAGTCGGGACCGCGACCGAAGCCGCCGACCATATGCAGGAGTGGTTCGAATCGGGCGCGATCGACGGATTCTGGATCATCATCGACGTCTATGACGACGGCATCGACTCGTTCGTCGACAACGTAGTGCCGATTCTTCAAAACCGCGGGCTCTTCCATCGCGACTACGAAGGCACCACTCTGCGTGAGCACCTCGGTGCACGCGAGCAATACGGACCCGACTACAGGGTCGCGCAAACCGCCCGACCTGAGCAACCGCAGCACAGCACCCTGCCGGAAGGACAATAA
- a CDS encoding ABC transporter substrate-binding protein yields MTLLAGAAALAGCTPGASGEGVLRVGIVGAGTSETLDPTHMDTEVSIARAFQIFEPLVKMGSGDEIVENVLAESFTPNDDASVWTLKLRDGVRWHDGTPLTVDDAIYTINYNVENKTWAANIWSNVDRPGLHKVDDLTLQMPLTAPNFLFPETLVDTNELIIKDGTTSFERPIGTGPFKFESFTPGQQSTFVRNDDYWGGAPKLEKVEIDSINDDSARLNALMSGQVDAISGVPFSGIAQLERSGLSVSNKPSGSWVGIRMNTRMKPFDDPRVREAMRLLIDRDQIVSNAYGGNAAVGNDLFGWFDPNFADLPQRSYDDDKARELLKEAGYENLTLSLPTTNLAPGMNEMVTLFAASAAKAGVTITVQQMPMAEFYATPQSEQPWSPTYWEGRPIGTQINMQMSPLAVDSGLSETAWTDPGFLAAYEAATSSSGPADQRSHLIEAQTRIYDEGPYIIPAFLNLVTAHADYVSGLTTNMRMPFGDYDFSDVMVK; encoded by the coding sequence GTGACGCTGCTCGCCGGGGCCGCTGCTCTGGCGGGTTGCACGCCGGGCGCCTCAGGTGAAGGCGTGCTCCGGGTCGGAATCGTCGGTGCGGGCACCTCGGAGACCCTTGACCCGACCCATATGGACACGGAAGTGAGTATCGCCCGCGCCTTTCAGATCTTCGAGCCGTTGGTGAAGATGGGGTCAGGCGATGAGATCGTGGAGAACGTCCTCGCTGAATCATTCACACCCAACGACGACGCATCTGTGTGGACGCTCAAGCTGCGTGACGGGGTGAGGTGGCATGATGGCACGCCGCTGACCGTGGACGATGCCATCTACACGATCAACTACAACGTCGAGAACAAGACCTGGGCCGCGAATATTTGGTCGAATGTGGATCGGCCGGGTTTGCACAAGGTCGACGATCTGACGTTGCAAATGCCGCTGACAGCACCGAACTTCCTTTTCCCCGAAACGCTTGTCGATACCAACGAGCTGATCATCAAAGACGGTACCACCAGCTTTGAGCGGCCCATAGGAACAGGTCCTTTCAAGTTCGAATCCTTCACGCCTGGCCAGCAGTCGACTTTCGTTCGGAACGACGATTACTGGGGCGGCGCTCCGAAGCTGGAAAAAGTCGAGATCGATTCCATCAACGACGACAGCGCACGGTTGAATGCGCTGATGTCTGGTCAAGTCGACGCGATCTCGGGTGTGCCGTTCAGCGGGATCGCGCAGCTCGAACGATCCGGCCTCTCTGTCAGCAACAAGCCTTCCGGGTCGTGGGTGGGCATCCGGATGAACACCCGGATGAAGCCGTTCGATGACCCGAGGGTACGGGAGGCGATGCGTCTTCTGATCGATCGCGATCAGATCGTCAGTAACGCCTACGGCGGGAACGCGGCCGTCGGCAACGACTTGTTCGGCTGGTTCGATCCCAATTTCGCCGACCTGCCCCAACGCAGCTACGACGACGACAAAGCCCGCGAGCTGCTCAAAGAGGCCGGCTACGAGAACCTCACTCTCAGCCTGCCGACCACCAATCTCGCTCCGGGCATGAACGAGATGGTCACGCTCTTCGCTGCGTCGGCCGCCAAGGCGGGCGTCACGATCACCGTGCAGCAGATGCCCATGGCCGAGTTCTACGCGACCCCGCAGAGCGAGCAGCCGTGGTCCCCGACGTACTGGGAGGGGCGTCCGATCGGTACTCAGATCAATATGCAGATGAGCCCGCTGGCCGTCGATTCCGGTCTGAGCGAAACCGCTTGGACCGATCCGGGATTCCTCGCAGCCTACGAGGCCGCGACTTCGTCCAGTGGCCCCGCCGATCAGCGATCACACCTGATCGAGGCGCAGACGCGCATCTACGACGAGGGCCCGTACATCATCCCGGCGTTCCTTAACCTCGTCACCGCGCATGCAGACTACGTCTCCGGACTCACTACCAATATGCGGATGCCGTTCGGTGATTACGACTTCTCCGACGTGATGGTGAAGTGA
- a CDS encoding ABC transporter permease: protein MVITESLRHRVSASRRGGRSLPPLLRYVLLRIAAGVATLLAVSVLVFFGANLLPGNAAEVALGVRAGDPAALQAALKSAGLDQPVAIRYWSWLTGLLHGDLGVSMVSHQPVANLVGPRLGNTLVLTGCLLVLLIPVSLALGTWSAMRKDTMVDQVVGTGTMWFLSTPEFVVGTFLVLIFASWLRILPSVSMLNPRLTALEQPHLLALPVLAMLIVGAGQLTRLVRASTIEVLQSDFVQMAVLRGVPTRTLIIRHVLPNSLGPTVQMLGLALGSLIGGVVVIEMVFNYPGIGTMLVQAVSTRDITTVASLAILISAAYILSNLIADLVAMALNPQLRRGGAF from the coding sequence ATGGTTATCACTGAGTCGCTTCGTCATCGGGTCTCCGCTTCCAGGCGAGGAGGCCGGTCGCTTCCCCCACTTCTGCGATACGTCCTGCTGCGGATCGCCGCGGGCGTAGCCACCTTGCTAGCGGTGTCCGTGCTGGTGTTCTTCGGTGCCAACCTCCTACCCGGGAATGCGGCAGAGGTCGCGTTAGGAGTTCGAGCCGGTGATCCGGCCGCTCTCCAGGCAGCGTTGAAGTCGGCCGGCTTGGATCAGCCAGTGGCTATTCGGTATTGGTCCTGGCTCACCGGTTTGCTACACGGTGACCTCGGTGTCTCGATGGTGTCTCATCAGCCGGTCGCGAATCTCGTGGGGCCGCGGTTGGGGAACACGCTTGTCCTGACCGGGTGCCTGTTGGTGTTGTTGATTCCGGTCTCGTTGGCCTTGGGGACGTGGTCGGCGATGCGGAAGGACACAATGGTCGATCAGGTCGTGGGAACCGGCACGATGTGGTTCCTCTCCACTCCGGAGTTCGTTGTGGGCACGTTCCTGGTGCTGATCTTTGCCAGCTGGCTCCGGATTTTGCCGAGTGTCTCGATGCTGAATCCCCGGTTGACGGCGCTGGAGCAGCCGCATCTCCTGGCGCTGCCCGTGTTGGCAATGTTGATCGTGGGTGCGGGCCAGTTGACTCGTCTGGTGCGGGCCTCGACGATCGAGGTGCTGCAGTCCGATTTTGTGCAGATGGCGGTGTTGCGTGGGGTGCCGACTCGCACCTTGATCATTCGCCATGTGCTGCCGAACTCATTGGGCCCGACGGTGCAGATGCTCGGTCTGGCGTTGGGGTCGTTGATCGGCGGTGTAGTCGTGATCGAGATGGTCTTCAACTATCCGGGGATCGGAACGATGCTCGTGCAGGCGGTCTCGACTCGTGACATCACGACGGTAGCCAGTTTGGCGATCCTGATCAGTGCTGCGTATATCCTGAGTAATCTGATCGCCGATCTCGTGGCGATGGCGCTCAATCCGCAGTTGCGACGCGGAGGTGCGTTCTGA
- a CDS encoding ABC transporter permease has translation MAAISTTAPTRASFVRRAAASAGTVYRLATGTSGGRFGVVVLAIILLIVIVGPFVAPFGITQVAGVPFGAPNGTHLLGTDYLGRDVLSRFLHGGSTLVILSLLAPLISLVIGGVIGTLAGSIGGRFDLVTTWIVDVVLSLPALILALLVLASLGTGPGASLAALTVVLAPGAIRVARAATREAASADYVEAALARGENRLSIAVREILPNTRSVLAADFGARVGFAALIYAGISFLGVGQSPPAADWGLMINENRIGLLTQPIAVVVPAIAIALFTVSVTSVSDSIARSVGGRTR, from the coding sequence ATGGCTGCGATCTCGACGACTGCACCCACCCGTGCCTCCTTCGTGAGGCGGGCCGCGGCGAGTGCAGGGACTGTGTACAGGCTCGCGACGGGTACGTCCGGCGGCCGGTTCGGTGTGGTGGTGCTCGCGATCATCCTGCTGATCGTCATCGTCGGTCCATTCGTGGCGCCGTTCGGCATCACGCAGGTTGCCGGCGTTCCTTTCGGCGCTCCGAACGGAACGCATCTGCTGGGCACCGATTATCTCGGACGTGATGTCCTCAGCCGCTTCCTGCACGGCGGAAGCACTCTCGTCATACTGTCGCTGCTGGCTCCCCTGATCTCGTTGGTGATCGGAGGAGTGATCGGCACGCTGGCCGGATCGATCGGAGGCCGGTTCGATCTGGTCACGACCTGGATCGTGGATGTGGTGCTGTCGTTGCCGGCGCTCATTCTGGCTCTGCTCGTACTGGCGAGTCTGGGAACCGGGCCCGGTGCCTCGCTCGCGGCATTGACGGTCGTTCTGGCCCCGGGAGCGATTCGGGTGGCGCGGGCGGCGACCCGGGAGGCGGCTTCGGCGGACTATGTCGAAGCGGCGCTTGCCAGGGGTGAGAACCGGCTGAGCATCGCTGTGCGGGAGATCCTGCCCAATACCCGGTCTGTGCTTGCCGCCGATTTCGGCGCGCGGGTGGGATTCGCCGCCTTGATCTACGCGGGTATCAGCTTCCTCGGCGTGGGCCAGTCGCCGCCGGCGGCGGATTGGGGCCTGATGATCAACGAGAACCGGATCGGCCTCCTGACACAACCCATCGCGGTCGTCGTGCCGGCCATAGCCATCGCGCTCTTCACCGTATCCGTCACCAGTGTTTCCGATTCGATTGCCCGTTCCGTGGGCGGAAGGACCCGATGA
- a CDS encoding dipeptide ABC transporter ATP-binding protein has product MLQVRGLRIETESGVEIVDEISFDVSRGEIFALVGESGCGKSSVALGLLGFARASARISAGEIRVGATDLAALTARHLRSVRGSRISYVPQDPSKGLSPRRTIISQMVETLTVHGVAAADARKRCIEAISDVELPADERFINRYPFELSGGQQQRILIAMALVGRPSVIVLDEPTTALDATSQKKIIELVAHLAARRESALVYVTHDLAVVQEIAHRVGVMYSGRLVEVGSCMQIFRNPTHPYTAELLNSVPSVLTGRAITGIPGTAAQPGERPSGCFFRTRCPVATDLCAEEYPPVVPAHDDGYIRCVRPNSVPVRVTIREEMVAPLIGVPEIEVRDLVAAYGQGQRRNVVVEDVSFEIGKGECVAVVGESGSGKTTTGRCIAGLHQPSGGQILFRGEPLPGQAKARTREQLQQVQIVFQNPDRSLNPSHTIRSIIGRPLEMLAGTRASTGELAELLDRVQLSPRVLGKYAGQLSGGEKQRVAIARALAARPSIIVCDEVTSALDVSVQAAIVNLLDDLRRSGVSLLFITHNLAVVRSLANRAIVMKDGRVVDQGATASLFTQARHPYTQALYDAVPEVRLTA; this is encoded by the coding sequence GTGCTTCAGGTGCGCGGTCTGCGTATCGAGACAGAGTCGGGCGTCGAGATCGTGGACGAGATCAGTTTCGATGTCTCGCGGGGGGAGATCTTCGCTCTCGTCGGAGAATCAGGCTGCGGGAAGTCGAGCGTCGCGCTCGGGCTGCTCGGTTTCGCCCGCGCCAGCGCGCGAATCAGCGCGGGTGAGATCAGGGTGGGCGCCACCGACTTGGCTGCTCTCACCGCTCGGCACCTGCGCTCTGTTCGCGGTTCCCGGATCAGTTACGTTCCCCAGGACCCGAGCAAGGGGCTCAGCCCGCGCCGGACGATCATCTCGCAGATGGTCGAGACCCTCACGGTGCACGGGGTGGCCGCTGCCGACGCCCGGAAGCGATGTATCGAGGCGATCAGCGATGTGGAGCTTCCCGCCGACGAGCGATTCATCAATCGCTACCCGTTCGAACTCTCCGGCGGACAGCAGCAACGCATCCTGATCGCAATGGCACTGGTCGGCCGGCCCAGCGTGATCGTGCTGGACGAACCGACCACAGCGCTCGACGCGACCTCCCAGAAGAAGATCATCGAACTCGTAGCCCACCTTGCGGCGCGACGTGAATCAGCCCTTGTCTACGTCACGCACGACCTCGCCGTGGTTCAGGAGATCGCCCACCGGGTGGGCGTCATGTACTCGGGGCGTCTGGTCGAAGTCGGATCCTGTATGCAGATCTTCCGCAATCCCACCCATCCCTACACCGCCGAACTGCTCAACTCGGTACCGAGCGTCCTGACCGGACGCGCTATCACTGGTATCCCGGGTACCGCCGCGCAACCGGGCGAACGGCCGAGCGGCTGCTTCTTCCGCACACGATGCCCCGTCGCCACCGACCTCTGCGCGGAGGAGTACCCCCCGGTCGTTCCGGCGCACGACGACGGATACATCCGGTGCGTGCGCCCGAACTCCGTCCCGGTGCGGGTGACGATCCGCGAGGAGATGGTCGCCCCACTGATCGGAGTTCCCGAGATCGAGGTGCGCGATCTGGTCGCAGCCTACGGCCAGGGGCAACGCAGGAACGTCGTGGTCGAGGATGTCAGCTTCGAGATCGGCAAGGGAGAATGCGTGGCCGTCGTCGGGGAGTCCGGCAGCGGAAAGACGACCACCGGCCGGTGTATCGCAGGTCTGCATCAGCCCTCAGGTGGCCAGATCCTGTTCCGGGGCGAGCCCCTGCCGGGTCAAGCGAAAGCCCGCACCCGCGAACAACTCCAGCAGGTCCAGATCGTATTCCAAAACCCGGACCGCTCACTCAATCCGTCCCACACCATCCGGTCGATCATCGGGAGACCGTTGGAGATGCTCGCCGGCACTCGCGCCTCGACAGGCGAACTGGCCGAGCTCCTCGATCGCGTTCAGCTCTCTCCGCGCGTTCTCGGCAAGTACGCCGGTCAGCTCTCCGGGGGCGAGAAGCAGCGCGTCGCCATCGCACGTGCACTCGCCGCAAGACCCAGCATCATCGTCTGCGACGAAGTCACCTCGGCCTTGGACGTCTCGGTGCAGGCCGCCATCGTCAACCTTCTGGATGATCTTCGCCGCAGTGGCGTCTCGCTTCTGTTCATCACCCACAACCTCGCAGTCGTCCGCAGTCTCGCGAACCGGGCAATCGTGATGAAGGACGGACGAGTCGTCGATCAGGGTGCCACCGCATCGCTGTTCACCCAGGCGCGCCACCCGTATACCCAGGCCCTCTACGACGCGGTCCCCGAGGTGCGTCTCACCGCATGA
- a CDS encoding flavin reductase family protein, giving the protein MNHIVQIISIGEVVIEKKIVPADSKAIRHAFSQFPSGVAVLSAERDGIKHALVVSSFMVGVSLAPTLVAVAVQKSSGTWTALSGATSLGVSIFGRGQGDLTRQLAGKDRATRFEQVAVETRENGAIFIDGAALWLECSIYRVDDVGDHWLILLEVSRLGVGEAEPLIWHRSRFRELAATGSIAVS; this is encoded by the coding sequence GTGAATCACATCGTCCAGATCATTTCAATTGGAGAAGTAGTGATTGAGAAGAAGATCGTGCCTGCCGATTCGAAAGCCATTCGGCACGCGTTCTCACAATTCCCTTCAGGCGTGGCAGTGCTGTCAGCCGAACGGGACGGAATCAAGCACGCGCTCGTCGTATCGTCTTTCATGGTCGGGGTCTCCTTGGCCCCGACCCTCGTTGCGGTCGCTGTTCAAAAGAGCTCCGGGACATGGACAGCCCTGTCCGGTGCCACGTCGCTCGGCGTGTCGATCTTCGGCCGAGGACAGGGCGACCTCACCCGACAACTCGCCGGGAAGGACCGCGCAACCCGCTTCGAGCAGGTTGCGGTCGAGACCCGCGAAAATGGCGCGATCTTCATTGACGGCGCAGCACTCTGGCTCGAGTGCTCTATTTACCGCGTGGACGATGTAGGGGACCACTGGTTGATCCTGCTCGAAGTCAGCCGGCTCGGCGTCGGGGAGGCCGAGCCCCTGATCTGGCACCGATCACGTTTCCGCGAACTCGCCGCCACCGGATCGATCGCCGTCTCTTGA
- a CDS encoding primary-amine oxidase translates to MTTTEAAHTGLHADHPLTPLSADEIRAVKTVLTDAGLVGDSVRFVYVALDEPHKSMVQGFTPGDLIERRARVLLLDRATGAGTDHIVSVTNGEIASSASIDSATQGQVPILDEEFADIEEYLLGSVEWVAAMERRAIDPAKVRAVPLSAGVFGHDDEVGRRIVRVLAFHQDDAVDLPWAHPIDGVNAYVDLVARQVVQVIDDVVLPVPVERGEWNAAPHAAPIRADLKPIEITQPEGPSFTVDGTEITWANWNFRFGFDVREGLTLHQLSFDDNGVRRPVIYRASIAEMVVPYADPSPVRYWQNYFDQGEYLFGRYTNSLELGCDCLGEIHYFDVTAADEHGDPKVLRNAICLHEEDYGVLWKHTDTFNGMSETRRSRRLVISFFLTIGNYDYGFYWYLYLDGTVELEAKATGVVFPSAYRGPGGFATEVAPGLGAPFHQHLFSARLDMAVDGDVNTVSEVDAVRVPVGPDNPWGNAFRAQKTTLLTESQAQRVADNRKARTWHITNPTKQNRLGQDVGYALHPEGQPVLLADDASSIAARAAFATKNLWVTPYDPAQRYPAGDLVNQHPGQAGLPAFVAGNRNIDAQDIVVWHTFGLTHFPRPEDWPVMPVDYAGFKLKPVGFFDRNPALGVPTGTTTHCCADPADHA, encoded by the coding sequence ATGACCACCACCGAAGCCGCACACACCGGCCTACACGCCGATCATCCGCTGACGCCCTTGTCCGCCGACGAGATTCGCGCGGTCAAGACGGTATTGACCGACGCCGGGCTCGTCGGCGACAGCGTGCGGTTCGTCTATGTCGCGTTGGACGAACCACATAAGTCGATGGTGCAGGGTTTCACCCCCGGTGACCTCATCGAGCGGCGTGCCCGAGTGCTGCTGCTCGACCGCGCGACCGGGGCTGGGACCGACCACATCGTGTCGGTCACGAACGGCGAGATCGCCAGCTCGGCGTCGATCGACTCGGCGACGCAGGGGCAAGTGCCGATCCTCGACGAGGAATTCGCCGACATCGAGGAGTACCTGCTCGGTAGCGTCGAATGGGTTGCAGCTATGGAAAGGCGCGCTATCGATCCGGCGAAGGTTCGTGCAGTTCCGTTGTCGGCCGGCGTATTCGGGCACGACGACGAGGTCGGTCGCCGCATCGTCCGAGTACTGGCCTTCCACCAAGACGACGCAGTCGATCTACCGTGGGCCCACCCCATCGACGGTGTGAACGCCTACGTCGACCTGGTCGCGCGTCAGGTCGTGCAGGTGATCGACGACGTCGTGTTGCCCGTTCCCGTCGAGCGGGGCGAATGGAATGCGGCTCCGCACGCCGCGCCGATCCGCGCCGATCTCAAACCCATCGAGATCACCCAGCCCGAGGGGCCGAGCTTCACCGTGGACGGCACCGAGATCACTTGGGCGAACTGGAATTTCAGGTTCGGATTCGACGTGCGCGAAGGGCTTACCCTGCACCAGTTGTCATTCGACGACAACGGGGTTCGGCGTCCGGTGATCTACCGGGCTTCGATCGCCGAGATGGTTGTGCCCTACGCCGATCCGTCACCGGTGCGCTACTGGCAGAACTACTTCGACCAAGGTGAATACCTGTTCGGCCGCTACACCAACTCCCTCGAGCTGGGCTGCGACTGCCTCGGCGAGATCCACTACTTCGACGTCACCGCAGCCGACGAGCACGGTGATCCGAAGGTGCTGCGCAACGCTATCTGCCTGCACGAGGAGGACTACGGTGTGCTGTGGAAGCACACCGACACGTTCAACGGCATGTCGGAGACGCGGCGATCGCGTCGGCTGGTGATCTCGTTCTTCCTGACGATAGGCAACTACGACTACGGCTTCTACTGGTACCTGTATCTCGACGGCACCGTCGAACTCGAAGCCAAGGCGACCGGCGTCGTATTCCCCTCCGCCTACCGCGGTCCTGGCGGCTTCGCTACCGAGGTGGCACCCGGCCTGGGCGCCCCGTTCCACCAGCATCTGTTCTCCGCTCGACTGGATATGGCCGTCGACGGCGACGTCAACACCGTCTCGGAGGTCGATGCGGTGCGGGTTCCGGTGGGCCCGGACAACCCGTGGGGCAACGCATTCCGCGCACAGAAGACGACCCTGCTCACCGAGTCCCAGGCACAACGGGTTGCCGACAACCGCAAAGCACGAACCTGGCACATCACCAATCCGACCAAGCAGAACCGGCTCGGCCAGGATGTCGGCTATGCGCTGCACCCGGAGGGACAGCCCGTGTTGCTCGCCGATGACGCGAGCTCCATCGCGGCCCGCGCTGCGTTCGCGACCAAAAACCTGTGGGTGACGCCCTATGACCCCGCACAACGCTATCCAGCGGGTGACCTGGTGAACCAGCACCCCGGGCAGGCGGGTCTGCCTGCCTTCGTCGCCGGGAATCGCAACATCGATGCACAAGACATCGTGGTGTGGCACACCTTCGGGCTAACCCACTTTCCGCGCCCTGAGGATTGGCCGGTCATGCCCGTCGACTACGCAGGATTCAAGTTGAAGCCGGTCGGATTCTTCGACCGAAACCCCGCTCTCGGAGTGCCGACCGGCACCACCACGCACTGCTGCGCTGACCCCGCTGACCACGCGTGA
- a CDS encoding MspA family porin, giving the protein MRTFLSTRPTIAATSGAAAVAVGLLSVGAANADTFVPLPDGQKAGPGVTITRTGEHAVISPSMAANGAGRVVWVSGNAAADVAVTPEGEVGPNNGPTSADGTNNSSTHGASQLNTGYIVGCQVSIGDDAIGLGGSLGVNLNGGNIGGSVGVELGPGEVKFVQIDYKNITKPSRYSVEYQDAEIEIQGCAGYAQARSYTVVEIIGDHYSKTTLYGRPFSIG; this is encoded by the coding sequence ATGAGAACCTTCCTTTCCACGCGACCGACGATCGCCGCAACAAGCGGCGCGGCCGCTGTCGCCGTGGGCCTGCTGTCGGTGGGCGCTGCCAATGCCGATACGTTCGTGCCGCTACCGGACGGCCAGAAGGCCGGTCCGGGCGTCACCATCACCCGTACCGGCGAACACGCCGTTATTTCGCCCTCGATGGCAGCCAACGGCGCGGGCCGGGTCGTCTGGGTTTCCGGTAACGCGGCCGCCGATGTCGCGGTGACCCCCGAGGGGGAGGTCGGCCCGAACAACGGCCCGACCAGTGCGGATGGCACCAACAACTCCTCGACGCACGGCGCTTCGCAGCTGAACACCGGCTATATCGTCGGCTGCCAGGTGAGCATCGGTGACGATGCCATCGGCCTCGGCGGGTCCCTCGGCGTGAACCTCAACGGCGGTAACATCGGCGGCTCGGTCGGCGTGGAGCTCGGCCCGGGTGAGGTCAAGTTCGTCCAGATCGACTACAAGAACATCACCAAGCCCAGCCGGTACTCGGTCGAGTACCAGGATGCCGAGATCGAGATCCAGGGTTGCGCGGGTTACGCGCAGGCGCGGTCGTACACGGTGGTTGAGATCATCGGCGACCACTACTCGAAGACGACCCTGTACGGCCGGCCGTTCAGCATCGGCTGA